The following are encoded together in the Pirellulales bacterium genome:
- the ruvC gene encoding crossover junction endodeoxyribonuclease RuvC, with the protein MLILGIDPGLNTTGYGLLRLGGREPELVEAGIIRPGSAEREFALRLQELHAGIAEILAQHQPVALALEQLYSHYEHPRTSILMGHARGVICLAGAQAGIPVIAYSATQIKKTLTGNGRAPKTQMQLAIQRELRLPALPEPADVADALAIALCHAYAVKSRV; encoded by the coding sequence ATGCTGATCCTTGGCATTGATCCCGGACTAAACACCACCGGCTATGGCCTGTTGCGGCTGGGTGGGCGGGAGCCGGAGTTGGTAGAGGCGGGTATTATCCGTCCCGGATCGGCGGAGCGGGAATTTGCCCTCCGATTGCAGGAACTGCATGCGGGCATTGCCGAGATTCTCGCGCAACATCAGCCGGTCGCGCTGGCACTGGAACAATTGTATTCCCACTATGAGCATCCGCGCACCAGCATTCTCATGGGGCATGCCCGTGGGGTGATCTGTTTGGCGGGAGCCCAGGCGGGGATACCGGTGATTGCCTACAGCGCGACACAAATCAAAAAAACTCTGACTGGCAATGGCCGCGCCCCCAAGACCCAGATGCAATTGGCGATCCAGCGCGAATTGCGATTGCCTGCCCTGCCGGAACCGGCGGACGTGGCCGACGCCTTGGCAATCGCCTTATGTCACGCGTATGCTGTGAAATCGAGGGTATGA
- a CDS encoding iron-containing alcohol dehydrogenase: MLTTYDLLLPRQVLFGWGRRAEIGPIVQALGGRAWIVCGSRHLQKHGILAEIQQHLLAAGIKSELLAVQTSEPTVEDVNRVTAELRQGLDRTGLGAGHWILALGGGSALDLAKAVAAMITNASGASVAEFLEGIGTGRTITVRPLPLLAIPTTSGTGSEATKNAVITSLHPPAKKSLRSPWMLPQTVLIDPELTSSCPPTVTATSGLDALTQLLESYFTKKATPLTRGLCRVGLKNFIPVLRAAYADGNTRWAREQLAQGAFLSGVALANAGLGLAHGVAAGLGGICQVPHGLACAVVLPATLRYNLPVVERELAEIAQEIVGTDVNLPSTGDTQEIAALFIDELQKLNQELAIPARLRDLGAQPEQFPQIAVASQGNSLSGNPRPVAEAELRSFLEELW; this comes from the coding sequence ATGCTCACTACCTACGATCTACTGCTTCCCCGCCAAGTCCTATTTGGCTGGGGCCGTCGCGCCGAGATCGGACCCATTGTCCAAGCGCTAGGGGGGCGGGCGTGGATCGTGTGCGGCTCGCGGCATTTGCAAAAGCATGGCATTTTGGCCGAAATTCAGCAACACCTGCTGGCGGCGGGAATCAAGAGCGAGCTACTCGCCGTGCAAACCTCTGAACCGACCGTGGAGGATGTTAATCGCGTCACGGCCGAATTGCGGCAGGGTCTCGACCGGACGGGACTGGGGGCTGGACACTGGATATTGGCCCTGGGAGGGGGTTCAGCGCTGGATCTGGCCAAGGCCGTCGCGGCTATGATCACTAATGCTAGCGGCGCCAGCGTGGCGGAATTTTTAGAGGGGATCGGCACCGGTCGGACCATTACCGTCCGCCCCTTACCCTTGTTGGCAATCCCCACCACTTCCGGAACCGGCAGCGAGGCGACCAAAAACGCCGTCATTACCTCGCTTCATCCCCCTGCCAAGAAAAGCCTGCGCTCCCCCTGGATGCTGCCGCAAACCGTCCTCATCGACCCGGAATTAACCAGTTCTTGTCCGCCGACTGTCACCGCCACAAGTGGCTTAGACGCGCTCACGCAACTCTTGGAAAGTTACTTTACAAAAAAAGCCACCCCCCTGACCCGCGGGCTCTGCCGCGTGGGCTTAAAAAACTTTATCCCCGTTCTGCGCGCGGCGTACGCCGACGGCAACACCCGCTGGGCAAGAGAACAACTTGCCCAAGGGGCATTTTTATCTGGTGTGGCACTGGCCAATGCGGGCCTGGGCCTGGCGCATGGGGTTGCGGCGGGGTTGGGGGGGATTTGCCAAGTGCCGCATGGTCTGGCGTGCGCGGTCGTCTTGCCCGCGACGCTGCGATATAATCTGCCAGTGGTCGAGCGGGAACTGGCGGAAATTGCCCAGGAAATTGTTGGCACAGATGTTAATTTGCCATCAACAGGTGACACACAGGAAATTGCCGCGCTCTTCATCGACGAATTGCAAAAATTAAATCAGGAACTGGCCATCCCCGCGCGCTTGCGGGACTTGGGCGCGCAACCAGAGCAATTTCCCCAAATCGCCGTTGCCAGCCAAGGTAATAGCCTATCCGGCAATCCCCGGCCCGTTGCTGAGGCGGAATTACGGTCATTTTTGGAGGAATTGTGGTGA
- the ruvA gene encoding Holliday junction branch migration protein RuvA, whose protein sequence is MITKIRGTIAFVGEEILTLSVGAFDYEVLIPEFVRRRLQGELGREIELHTIQYLEGNSVGNKLTPRLVGFLSDVEREFFDMICQVDGVGVKKALRAMVRAVREVATAIEEQDQKTLAALPGIGPATAERMIAKLRRKMPKFALLVARDDPATATDAPPDVMREAFDALLSLGHAESDARRLLDKALAGKKKFKDVQELLLAVYEGNKK, encoded by the coding sequence ATGATTACCAAAATTCGCGGCACGATCGCCTTTGTGGGCGAGGAAATTTTGACCCTGAGCGTCGGGGCGTTTGACTATGAAGTGCTGATCCCTGAATTTGTCCGCCGCCGTTTACAGGGGGAGTTGGGCCGTGAAATTGAATTACACACGATTCAATACCTCGAAGGAAATTCAGTAGGAAATAAACTTACGCCACGGCTCGTCGGTTTTTTATCCGACGTGGAACGGGAATTTTTTGACATGATTTGCCAGGTCGATGGCGTCGGGGTAAAAAAAGCCCTGCGGGCGATGGTCCGGGCGGTGCGGGAGGTCGCCACCGCGATCGAGGAACAAGACCAAAAGACGCTCGCCGCGCTTCCGGGTATCGGTCCGGCCACCGCCGAGCGGATGATCGCCAAACTCCGCCGCAAAATGCCCAAATTTGCCCTGCTGGTGGCTCGCGACGACCCCGCCACGGCCACCGACGCCCCGCCGGATGTCATGCGCGAGGCCTTTGACGCGCTGCTTAGCCTGGGCCATGCCGAAAGCGACGCCCGGCGACTGCTTGATAAGGCCCTGGCTGGCAAAAAGAAATTCAAGGATGTGCAGGAACTACTCTTGGCGGTGTATGAAGGAAACAAAAAGTAG
- the miaA gene encoding tRNA (adenosine(37)-N6)-dimethylallyltransferase MiaA, translated as MTNPLHAAWYLTGPTAGGKTAVSLELASALQAEILSLDSMAIYRGMDIGTAKPTLAERALVPHHLLDLRDPHEEFSLAEYRDAALAAVNEILARGKLPLFVGGTPLYLKSLLRGLYSGPEPNWPLRHELAAQAAKHGPAYLHDQLRAVDPHLAAKLHPADERRIIRGLEVYQLTGEPLSRQQQHFDQPVPQTQVRVFLLDWPRAELYSRINQRVENMFTAGLVDETASLLAAPHPPGRTARQAVGYREVIEHLQGKRSLAETISLVQQKTRNFAKHQATWFRGLSECRVISVNSLLETSQIREMVLQAADLPQHP; from the coding sequence ATGACCAATCCCCTGCATGCGGCGTGGTATTTGACCGGACCGACGGCGGGGGGAAAGACCGCGGTCAGCCTAGAACTAGCCAGCGCGCTCCAGGCCGAGATTTTATCGCTGGATTCGATGGCCATTTATCGAGGAATGGACATCGGCACCGCCAAACCCACGCTCGCCGAGCGTGCGCTCGTTCCTCATCATTTGTTGGACTTGCGCGATCCGCACGAGGAATTTTCGCTGGCCGAGTATCGCGATGCGGCCCTGGCCGCTGTGAATGAAATACTGGCCCGCGGCAAACTGCCGCTCTTTGTGGGGGGGACGCCGCTCTACCTGAAATCACTTTTGCGGGGTTTGTATTCCGGGCCCGAACCAAATTGGCCCCTGCGGCACGAACTGGCCGCCCAGGCCGCGAAACATGGCCCCGCATATTTGCATGATCAACTCCGCGCGGTCGATCCACACTTAGCCGCCAAGCTGCACCCCGCCGACGAACGCCGCATTATCCGCGGGTTAGAAGTTTATCAACTGACTGGCGAGCCCCTGAGCCGTCAGCAACAACATTTTGACCAACCCGTTCCCCAAACCCAAGTGCGGGTGTTTCTCCTTGACTGGCCCCGCGCGGAACTTTATTCGCGCATTAACCAGCGGGTGGAAAACATGTTTACCGCGGGACTAGTCGACGAGACAGCCTCTCTGTTGGCCGCGCCGCATCCGCCGGGCCGCACTGCTCGCCAGGCGGTCGGTTACCGGGAAGTGATCGAACACTTGCAGGGAAAGCGGTCCCTTGCGGAGACGATCTCCCTGGTCCAGCAAAAAACGCGGAATTTTGCCAAACACCAGGCGACGTGGTTTCGCGGATTGTCAGAATGCCGTGTGATTTCGGTAAATTCCCTGCTGGAAACCTCGCAAATCCGAGAAATGGTGCTGCAAGCGGCTGATTTGCCGCAACATCCCTAG
- a CDS encoding metallophosphoesterase, translating to MPMTDTNAATDDSAPPLQTSPPARRWSRRRFLLNSVLATMGTGVAALGYSAIEAGWVGIVRQQVAIPRLPTGWIGGTIVQLTDIHHGKLVSLGYIGSVVDAVNALQPDVICLTGDYVSRGGELVDPCLDLLGCLRPRVGIFAVPGNHDYYQDVRLFYQAVERNSMVNLTNRGEWAVRNGSRLRIAGVDDLWHGQPNFDGLREMQPDDAGAILLSHNPDFVEQNPADPRVGLVLSGHTHGGQLCLPIYGAPVVPSRYGQKYVHGLVQGPLSQVYVSRGVGTVAIPLRFGAPPEITVIELTRA from the coding sequence ATGCCGATGACCGACACTAACGCCGCTACCGATGATTCCGCGCCCCCCCTCCAGACGTCCCCTCCAGCGCGCCGCTGGTCGCGAAGGAGGTTTTTGCTTAACTCGGTCCTCGCCACCATGGGGACGGGAGTGGCGGCCCTTGGTTACAGCGCAATTGAAGCAGGCTGGGTAGGGATTGTCCGCCAACAGGTCGCTATTCCCCGTTTGCCTACCGGTTGGATTGGCGGAACGATTGTTCAGCTCACCGATATCCATCATGGCAAGCTAGTCAGTCTGGGTTACATTGGAAGCGTGGTTGACGCGGTCAATGCGTTGCAGCCGGATGTGATTTGCCTGACGGGCGATTATGTCAGCCGCGGGGGAGAGTTGGTTGATCCCTGCCTGGATTTACTCGGATGTCTGCGGCCGCGCGTCGGGATCTTTGCCGTGCCCGGCAATCATGATTATTATCAGGATGTGCGTCTCTTTTATCAGGCCGTCGAACGCAACAGCATGGTCAATCTAACCAACCGGGGGGAATGGGCGGTTCGCAACGGCAGTCGCCTGCGCATTGCGGGGGTGGATGACCTGTGGCATGGACAGCCTAACTTTGATGGTTTGCGAGAGATGCAACCGGACGACGCGGGAGCGATTTTACTGTCGCACAATCCCGACTTTGTCGAGCAAAACCCCGCCGACCCGCGCGTGGGCTTGGTCCTGAGCGGGCATACGCATGGAGGGCAACTTTGCCTGCCGATCTATGGCGCGCCGGTGGTCCCCAGCCGCTACGGGCAAAAGTATGTTCATGGTCTTGTGCAAGGCCCACTAAGCCAGGTGTATGTCTCCCGCGGTGTGGGAACCGTGGCGATCCCCTTGCGATTTGGAGCCCCGCCAGAAATTACCGTGATTGAGTTGACCCGCGCGTAA
- a CDS encoding PfkB family carbohydrate kinase — MILAAGLTPAWQQILQFRQLTPGEVNRATAAQWCGSGKVLNVGRALHNLIQESPPNQPLRCLTLSPLGGLARQAIAREFAKDGIPLQVVESSVPTRVCTTLLEQSGQRTTELVENAAALPAIELSEYLRQFQELLPICETVILSGSLPNGTPSDYYAQLLTGCRCRVILDARGAELRHTLAMRPWLVKPNRQELAATAGIPCDSSEHTWQAMHQVQVAGAQWVVISAGPEAIFVAGPGEKWIIHPPKLARVVNPIACGDTLAAGIAWGMELTGQPIIAIRWGVAAAAANAETLLPARWERGRVAELFGLTGVEQVT; from the coding sequence GTGATTTTGGCAGCGGGATTAACCCCGGCGTGGCAACAAATTTTACAGTTTCGGCAGCTTACTCCTGGCGAAGTCAACCGCGCCACGGCCGCGCAGTGGTGCGGCAGCGGCAAAGTGCTAAACGTGGGGCGGGCACTGCACAATTTAATCCAGGAAAGCCCGCCGAATCAGCCGCTACGCTGCTTGACACTCTCACCCCTGGGGGGGCTGGCCCGCCAAGCGATCGCCCGGGAATTTGCCAAAGACGGCATCCCCCTCCAAGTGGTGGAGAGCAGCGTCCCCACCCGGGTTTGCACGACTTTATTAGAGCAATCCGGCCAGCGTACAACTGAACTGGTCGAAAACGCCGCGGCGTTGCCCGCAATCGAATTGAGCGAGTATCTAAGGCAATTTCAAGAACTATTGCCAATTTGCGAGACGGTCATCCTTAGTGGTTCATTGCCAAATGGAACACCAAGTGATTATTACGCGCAACTTTTAACCGGATGTCGTTGCCGGGTGATTCTGGACGCGCGGGGGGCGGAACTGCGGCACACGCTCGCTATGCGGCCTTGGCTTGTCAAACCAAATCGGCAGGAATTAGCCGCAACCGCCGGGATCCCCTGTGACTCCTCGGAACATACCTGGCAGGCAATGCATCAGGTACAAGTCGCAGGCGCGCAGTGGGTGGTCATTTCCGCCGGGCCAGAGGCCATATTTGTCGCAGGACCGGGCGAAAAATGGATCATTCACCCGCCAAAGCTGGCTCGGGTAGTTAATCCTATCGCCTGTGGGGATACATTGGCTGCGGGAATTGCCTGGGGGATGGAACTGACTGGCCAACCTATAATCGCGATTCGCTGGGGTGTCGCGGCGGCGGCGGCCAATGCCGAAACCCTGCTCCCCGCACGGTGGGAACGTGGCCGGGTGGCGGAACTGTTTGGCCTGACCGGCGTAGAACAAGTTACGTAG